ACAGTTTATAGACATAGGACAAGCGGACTAGATTACATTAAGAAATTTATGGAGGAAGAATAAAATGAGAAAAGCTTATCAGATGATTCCTTTTTCCTTAATTGTAAAGGCCACAGGTGGCGATACAGAAGCACTCAATCATATTCTAAAGTATTATAAGGGTTATATTGCTAAACGTTCCCTACGCCTAGTGAAAGACGAATACGGACATCAAAGTATGGTCGTTGATGAAGTCTTACGAGGAAGAATGGAAACAAGACTGATTACAAAGATTTTAGCATTTGAAATTAAATAATACCCATTCTCTTTTCGTGGAAGTGTGCTATTAAGTTCCACGCTTCCCGAGTAGAGAGGGTTTGTTACTCAATCAAAACATATTGCTTTTTCAGTATGTTTTGATAGGCTAACGAGCCATAGTTCTTTGACAACTTAATAAAGTAATCGAATACATTTCGATAAGAAAAAAGCCAACGGACTAATACGCCATGACCTATCAAGATAGCGAGCGGTTCATGTTAGTGATCCGTGAGCAATCTTTTGCAGGATTGTGGCCATGACTTTCTTATCGTGATAATGATACTCCCGTATAGCCACAGTCCGAGCGTTAAAAGCGTCGCAGGCAATGGGTGCGGCTACATGAGAACCATGCAGGGGTAAAATTCCCGTGAGCTTTGCTAAAGCTGTTCGATTACTCGGGTTATTTTTATAACTACATTATTATAAAATCTTTGATATAATTATAGGTGAATATTGGATTTTTCCTAGCCTATAATGGAAAGGAGTATTTATGGTAACAATCACTAAAAAAGACTTAATTGAGCTAGGATATGGAACTTCTTTTTCGGCTGATATTATAAAAAAAGCAAAAGAATTAATGATTACTAAAGGACATTCTTACTATGAATCCAGAAAATTGGATAGAGTCCCTCGTGAAGCTGTAGAAGAAATTCTTGGAATTAAGTTTTCAAATGAAAACATGTCTGATTAGTTTTTGCACGGTAAGGAGTAAAAACTATGGCTAAAGACCCAATTAAAAAAGCAAAGAATGGAACATATTATTTTCGTGCAAATTTAGGTTACGATTTCACGGGAAAAAAGATACAGAAATATCGTAGTGGTTTCACTACTAAAAAAGAAGCAAGAGAAGAGTACTCAAAGCTAATTCTAATGAAACCAGAAGAATTGAGCGAAACTAAAGATAAAATGATGTTTGAAGATTACATTTTAGAAATATTTCTTCCTTGGTATAAAACGCAAGTAAAACTAAGAACTTATGAGAATCGCTTACCAAGTGTTAATAAGCATTTTCCTTACTTTTACAAAATGGCCGTTTCTGATATTAAACCAATTCACGTACAGAATTGGCAATTGAAACTATCAAAGAATCTCAAATCTTCCTATGTAAGAGCGGTTCAAGGGCTATTTTCCATTGCTATGGATAGAGCAATTGTACTAGGTATTACAACAACCAACCCGTCTAAAATTATAGGTAATGTAAAAAAACAAAAACCCAAGATAGAATTTTGGACAAAAGAAGAATTTGAAAAGATAATTTCTTTGATTTATAAAGAAGATTACTACCAACATTTTCTTTTTATTTCTCTATGGTTCTTGTTTATGACAGGAATGAGAATTGGTGAAGCTACTGCCATCCAGTGGGAAGATATTGATTTTGATTCAGGAGTACTGACTATCAATAAAAATCTTTACTATAAAAATCAAACAAATTATCGTTTTGTTGAACCGAAAACAAAGTCAAGTGTCCACAGTATTGTATTAGATGAGGGTACTTTAAATTTCTTATCAGAATGGAAGAATATCCAGCAAAACTTAATCAAAACAAACTTTGTAATGACTTATAATGGTATTCCTACACAGAAACATACTCTCTCTCATGCAATTGACCGATATGCTAAATTGGCAGGTGTTCATAGAATCACAATTCACGGATTGCGTCACTCCCACGCTTCATTATTAATCAGTATGGGAGAAAATCCTCTTATCATTAAAGATCGTTTAGGACATGAAGATATTCAAACGACATTAGGAACTTATGAACATCTTTATCCTAACAGTAATTTTGAAGTAGCGAATAAGTTAAATGGAGTTATTACCTTTAAAGAAGCAAAGCAAAACTATGATTCTTCTCCTAAAAATCAATTTACTGTAGATTATATAAGGAATAAAAAAATTAAAATAGTGCAATGAGAGTGCAGTTTTTAAAAAGCAAAAGCTCCAAACCCTTGTTATATAAGGGTTTGAAGCTCTCCTGTAACTATTCCCACTCGATAGTAGCTGGTGGCTTACTCGTAATATCATAGCAGATTCGATTGACATGGTCGACTTCATTAACGATACGATTACTTACTTTCGCAAGGATGTCGTAAGGTATTCTGGACCAGTCTGCTGTCATAAAGTCTGAGGTATCAACGGAACGTAAGGCTACAGTATAGCTATATGTACGTTCATCCCCCATAACTCCAACGCTTCGAAGGTTGGTTAATACGGCAAAGTATTGGCCTAAACCGGATGCGATGCCTGCTTTTTTAACTTCTTCTCTAAAGATATAGTCCGCTTCACGAAGAATATCAAGCTTATCTTTACTCACAGGACCGATGACACGAATCGCAAGTCCCGGACCTGGGAACGGCTGACGTGCAACTAGGAATTCAGGAATACCAAGGGCACGACCGACATTACGGACTTCATCTTTGAAAAGGTCACGTAAAGGCTCAATGATTTCTTTAAAATCAACGTGCTCAGGTAGTCCACCTACATTGTGGTGGCTCTTGATAACGGCAGCGTCTTTGGTTCCGCTTTCGATTACGTCCGGATAGATAGTTCCTTGGACAAGGAAGTCTACTGTTCCTATTTTTTTCGCTTCCGCTTCAAAGACACGGATGAATTCTTCACCGATAATCTTACGTTTTTTCTCTGGGTCATCAACACCAGCTAACTTGCCTAAGAATTGGTCTTCGCAGTTAACACGGATGATGTTCATGTCAAATTCTTCGCCAAAGACACGTTCCACATCATCTCCTTCGTTTTTACGAAGTAATCCGTGGTCTACAAAGATACAGGTTAATTGTTTTCCAACGGCTCGATGAATAAGCACAGCTGCTACGGAGGAGTCTACACCGCCTGAAAGTGCCAATAAGACTTTTTTATCGCCGATTTTTTCACGTAGCTTTGCAACTTGTTCTTCTGCAAAATCGCTCATGATCCAGTCCTGGCTACATCCGCAGACATCTACCAAGAAGTTCACAAGCATCTTTTGCCCTTCTGGCGTGTGGTTAACTTCTGGATGGAATTGAACTCCATAAAGCTTTTTCTCTTCATTAGCCATCGCTGCTACCGGACATGTATCAGTCTTAGCAGTAACAACAAAGCCTTCTGGTGGGTTGCTTACAAAGTATGTATGGCTCATCCAAGATGTCGTTTCCTTAGATACGTTTTTGAAAAGTATATGGTTGGTATCCACTTCCATATCTGTTTTACCGTATTCACGTTGTGGAGCTTTGGCTACTTCCGCTCCCAATGTATATCCCAT
This sequence is a window from Vallitaleaceae bacterium 9-2. Protein-coding genes within it:
- the guaA gene encoding glutamine-hydrolyzing GMP synthase, which codes for MNHELVIVLDFGGQYNQLIARRVREANVYAEVMHYETPIEEIVARNPKGIIFTGGPSVVYEESAPKIDPKIFDLEIPILGICYGSQLMGYTLGAEVAKAPQREYGKTDMEVDTNHILFKNVSKETTSWMSHTYFVSNPPEGFVVTAKTDTCPVAAMANEEKKLYGVQFHPEVNHTPEGQKMLVNFLVDVCGCSQDWIMSDFAEEQVAKLREKIGDKKVLLALSGGVDSSVAAVLIHRAVGKQLTCIFVDHGLLRKNEGDDVERVFGEEFDMNIIRVNCEDQFLGKLAGVDDPEKKRKIIGEEFIRVFEAEAKKIGTVDFLVQGTIYPDVIESGTKDAAVIKSHHNVGGLPEHVDFKEIIEPLRDLFKDEVRNVGRALGIPEFLVARQPFPGPGLAIRVIGPVSKDKLDILREADYIFREEVKKAGIASGLGQYFAVLTNLRSVGVMGDERTYSYTVALRSVDTSDFMTADWSRIPYDILAKVSNRIVNEVDHVNRICYDITSKPPATIEWE
- a CDS encoding DUF3173 domain-containing protein; translated protein: MVTITKKDLIELGYGTSFSADIIKKAKELMITKGHSYYESRKLDRVPREAVEEILGIKFSNENMSD
- a CDS encoding helix-turn-helix domain-containing protein, which translates into the protein MRKAYQMIPFSLIVKATGGDTEALNHILKYYKGYIAKRSLRLVKDEYGHQSMVVDEVLRGRMETRLITKILAFEIK
- a CDS encoding tyrosine-type recombinase/integrase; translation: MAKDPIKKAKNGTYYFRANLGYDFTGKKIQKYRSGFTTKKEAREEYSKLILMKPEELSETKDKMMFEDYILEIFLPWYKTQVKLRTYENRLPSVNKHFPYFYKMAVSDIKPIHVQNWQLKLSKNLKSSYVRAVQGLFSIAMDRAIVLGITTTNPSKIIGNVKKQKPKIEFWTKEEFEKIISLIYKEDYYQHFLFISLWFLFMTGMRIGEATAIQWEDIDFDSGVLTINKNLYYKNQTNYRFVEPKTKSSVHSIVLDEGTLNFLSEWKNIQQNLIKTNFVMTYNGIPTQKHTLSHAIDRYAKLAGVHRITIHGLRHSHASLLISMGENPLIIKDRLGHEDIQTTLGTYEHLYPNSNFEVANKLNGVITFKEAKQNYDSSPKNQFTVDYIRNKKIKIVQ